A window of Calonectris borealis chromosome 3, bCalBor7.hap1.2, whole genome shotgun sequence contains these coding sequences:
- the PTRHD1 gene encoding putative peptidyl-tRNA hydrolase PTRHD1, whose amino-acid sequence MAAGVASRRAPRLPAGCAAPYGSMAAPGAAAAAAALVQYVVLRGDLGRPPRSWPLGAVVAQGCHAALAAAHAHRQHPDTRAYLELGGAMRTVVLEAPDEAALTALAETLKQHSIDHEVWTEQPENVATCLALRPYPKDQVHQHLKKFKLLK is encoded by the exons ATGGCGGCGGGGGTTGCCTCCCGGCGTGCGCCGCGCCTCCCGGCAGGCTGTGCGGCGCCGTACGGCAGCATGGCGGCGCCcggagcggcagcggcggcagcggcgctggTGCAGTATGTGGTGCTGCGGGGGGACCTGGGCCGGCCGCCGCGCTCCTGGCCGCTGGGCGCGGTGGTAGCGCAGGGCTGCCACGCCGCCCTggccgccgcgcatgcgcaccgccaGCACCCCGACACCCGCGCCTACCTGGAGTTGGGCGGCGCCATGCGCACCGTCGTGCTGGAG GCGCCGGACGAAGCCGCCCTGACGGCGCTGGCAGAGACCCTGAAGCAGCACAGCATCGACCACGAAGTGTGGACTGAGCAGCCCGAGAACGTGGCCACCTGCCTGGCGCTCAGGCCCTACCCGAAAGACCAAGTGCACCAGCACCTGAAGAAATTTAAATTGCTGAAGTGA
- the CENPO gene encoding centromere protein O isoform X1: MEEGKAYSPDGVFAHLEMLEARAYEAAVKQEETEQQEEKLARLKARVQELRLQRDELRAKVDLQQKGQLGKEGVVSDPAQPSARPVLEWKIKSVKAMLEVFYLTGISGKLTKRGVCFCISTAYQGTYLDSYYLDLLAKPQMQIHRHSVPIFIPLEQIAKKYLQTDIRRFLSVLSDHLNAYVGRRYQADQLQEHFSDQIEGTLQRNSLCNLLVFNYNVSSESKTFPFNARLLYGDLCRSLPTEVIVSCAPDAPASLAETAAAHSDLFRRGALHKAFRSFSSAEESGDGAA; this comes from the exons ATGGAGGAAGGGAAAGCGTATTCACCGGATG GGGTGTTCGCTCACCTGGAAATGCTGGAGGCGCGGGCTTATGAGGCAGCCGTGAAGCAAGAGGAAACGGAGCAGCAAGAAGAGAAGCTGGCCAGGCTGAAAGCGAGAGTGCAGGAGCTGAGACTCCAGAGGGATGAGCTGCGGGCTAAAGTGGACCTGCAGCAAAAGGGG CAACTTGGGAAAGAAGGAGTCGTGTCGGATCCGGCACAGCCCAGTGCTCGGCCTGTTTTAGAGTGGAAGATAAAAAGCGTTAAAGCCATGCTGGAGGTCTTTTACCTCACAG GGATCAGTGGGAAGCTGACCAAGCGGGGAGTGTGTTTCTGCATCAGCACGGCTTACCAGGGCACCTACTTGGATTCCTACTACCTGGACCTGCTCGCCAAGCCACAAATGCAGATTCACCGCCACTCCGTCCCCATCTTCATCCCCCTGGAGCAGATCGCCAAGAAGTACTTGCAGACGGACATCAGGCGCTTCTTGTCTGTCTTGTCCGACCACCTCAACGCTTACGTGGGGAGGAGGTACCAGGCAGACCAGTTACAG GAACACTTTTCAGACCAGATAGAAGGAACCTTGCAGAGGAACTCCTTGTGTAACTTGCTGGTCTTTAATTACAACGTGTCAAGTGAAAGCAAGACCTTTCCGTTCAACGCGAGGCTGCTTTACGGAGATCTCTGTCGCAGCCTCCCCACTGAAGTCATCGTTTCCTGCGCAC CGGACGCTCCCGCATCTCTAGCAGAGACGGCAGCGGCTCACTCGGACCTGTTTCGCCGCGGGGCCCTGCACAAAGCCTTCCGCTCCTTCAGCAGCGCGGAAGAAAGCGGGGATGGAGCTGCGTAA
- the DNAJC27 gene encoding dnaJ homolog subfamily C member 27 has protein sequence MEANPPKRKETRKSLRIKVISMGNAEVGKSCIIKRYCEKRFVPKYLATIGIDYGVTKVQVRDREIKVNIFDMAGHPFFYEVRNEFYKDTQGVILVYDVGQKESFEALDAWLAEMKQELGPHGNMENIVFVVCANKIDCTKHRSVDESEGRLWAESRGFLYFETSAQTGEGINEMFQTFYSAIIDLCDNGGKRPPSSMGVGFTKEQADAIRRIRNSKDSWDMLGVKPGATRDEVNKAYRKLAVLLHPDKCVAPGSEDAFKAVVNARTALLKNIK, from the exons ATGGAGGCGAATCCGCCGAAGCGGAAGGAGACGCGCAAGTCGCTGCGTATTAAAGTCATCTCCATGGGCAACGCGGAGGTGGGAAAG agCTGCATTATAAAGCGTTATTGTGAGAAGAGGTTTGTTCCCAAATACCTGGCGACTATTGGTATCGACTACGGCGTCACAAA AGTGCAGGTCAGAGACCGAGAGATCAAGGTGAACATCTTTGACATGGCGGGACACCCCTTCTTCTACGAG GTGAGGAACGAGTTTTACAAGGACACGCAGGGCGTCATCCTGGTCTACGACGTCGGACAAAAGGAGTCTTTCGAGGCACTGGACGCGTGGCTGGCTGAGATGAAGCAAGAGCTGGGCCCCCACGGGAACATGGAGAACATTGTCTTCGTTGTCTGTGCGAACAAG ATCGACTGCACCAAGCACCGCAGCGTGGATGAAAGCGAAGGGCGGCTCTGGGCAGAGAGCCGGGGCTTTCTTTACTTTGAGACGTCGGCGCAAACAGGAGAAGGAATCAATGAGATGTTTCAG ACTTTTTACTCCGCTATCATCGACCTGTGTGACAACGGCGGGAAGCGTCCCCCCTCCAGCATGGGGGTCGGCTTCACCAAAGAGCAGGCAGATGCCATTCGCAGGATCCGCAACAGTAAGGACAGCTGGGACATGCTGGGGGTCAAACCCGGAGCCACAAG GGACGAAGTGAACAAAGCCTATCGGAAGCTGGCTGTGCTGCTCCACCCCGATAAGTGTGTGGCTCCCGGCAGCGAGGACGCCTTCAAAGCGGTGGTGAACGCCCGGACCGCGCTTCTCAAAAACATCAA GTGA
- the ADCY3 gene encoding adenylate cyclase type 3: MPRNRAFSEPECSAEYSADYSVSLPSDPEHGVGRTHEVTVRSSGPCLCLPRFMRLTFAPESLENLYQTYFRRQRHETLLVLVVFAALFDCYVLVMCAVVYAADKLAPVLAAVAGLVAHVLLFILCKYRLLPERVARRFLPYILWVLILAQIFCYLALNFSRSPEASDTVGWQAFFVFSFFITLPLRLAPIVLITAVSCTIHTLVLGVTVAQQQQDALDEGALLRQILSNVAIYLCAITVGTMSYYMADRKHRKAFLEARQSLEVKLNLEEQSQQQERLMLSILPKHVADEMLKDMKKDPSQKEMQQFNTMYMYRHENVSILFADIVGFTQLSSSCSAQELVKLLNELFARFDKLAAKYHQLRIKILGDCYYCICGLPEYREDHAVCSILMGLAMVEAISYVREKTKTSVDMRVGVHSGTVLGGVLGQKRWQYDVWSTDVTVANKMEAGGIPGRVHISQSTMDCLKGEFEVEPGEGGSRCEYLKEKGIVTYLVVVPKQPLRNGINGVKLSLTSSHGGSPPLVNTKERNGSLSLACTSPEEPEEPDARVRGALESGEEDGEAVNPSFPNPRRRLRLRDLAERVIDASQNEQELNKLLNEALLERESVQALKGKSTFRLSMRFIDPEMETRYSVEKEKQSGAAFSCSCVVLFFTALVEVFIDPWLVTNYVTFVVGEILLLILTLCSLAAIFPRVFPKKLVAFSTWIDRTRWARNTWAMAAIIIVTMADIVDMVCCQQDHGRMGNGTAGPPRLGGCREQPKYYSYIALLALVATIMLVQVSHMVKLTLMVLITGATGIVNIYAWEHIFDQYDRRRGQQSTSSLVPSKYSMTAMIFIVMLSFYYFSRHVEKLARILFLWKIDVHDQKERVYEMRRWNEALVTNMLPEHVARHFLGSKKRDEELYSQSYDEIGVMFASLPNFADFYTEESINNGGIECLRFLNEIISDFDALLDEPQFRCITKIKTIGSTYMAASGVTPDANANGYSTKKETLSDKERWQHLADLADFALAMKVTLMNINYQSFNNFMLRIGMNKGAVLAGVIGARKPHYDIWGNTVNVASRMESTGVMGNIQVVEETHLILKEYGFRFVRRGAIYVKGKGELLTFFLKGREKQGSFVNGSSVTLPHQVVDSS, translated from the exons ATGCCCAGGAACAGGGCTTTTTCGGAGCCCGAGTGCTCGGCCGAGTACTCCGCCGACTACTCGGTGAGCCTGCCGTCGGACCCAGAGCATGGCGTGGGTCGGACCCATGAGGTGACGGTGCGCAGCTCGGGACCATGCCTCTGCCTACCCCGCTTCATGCGCCTCACCTTCGCTCCCGAGTCCCTGGAGAACCTCTACCAGACCTATTTCCGCCGCCAACGCCACGAGACCCTCCTGGTGCTGGTGGTCTTCGCCGCCCTCTTCGACTGCTACGTCCTCGTCATGTGCGCCGTGGTCTACGCCGCTGACAAGCTGGCCCCGGTGCTGGCGGCGGTGGCCGGGCTGGTTGCCCACGTGCTGCTCTTCATCCTCTGCAAGTACAGGCTGCTCCCCGAGCGGGTGGCCCGCAGGTTCCTGCCCTACATCCTCTGGGTCCTCATCTTGGCCCAGATCTTTTGCTACTTGGCTCTCAACTTCTCCCGCTCGCCCGAGGCCAGCGACACGGTGGGCTGGCAGGCTTTCTTCGTCTTCTCCTTCTTCATCACGCTGCCGCTGCGCTTGGCGCCCATCGTGCTCATCACCGCCGTCTCCTGCACCATTCACACGCTGGTGCTCGGTGTCACCGtcgcccagcagcagcaggacgccCTGGACGAGGGCGCGCTCCTGAGACAG ATCCTGTCCAATGTTGCCATCTACCTTTGCGCCATCACGGTGGGCACCATGTCCTACTACATGGCCGACCGCAAGCACCGCAAAGCCTTCCTCGAAGCGCGCCAGTCCCTCGAGGTCAAGCTCAACctggaggagcagagccagcagcag GAGCGGCTGATGCTCTCCATCCTGCCCAAGCACGTGGCCGATGAGATGCTGAAGGACATGAAGAAGGACCCCAGCCAGAAGGAGATGCAGCAGTTCAACACCATGTACATGTACCGCCACGAGAACGTCAG CATCCTCTTCGCAGACATCGTGGGCttcacccagctctcctcctcctgcagcgcCCAGGAGCTGGTGAAGCTCCTCAACGAGCTCTTCGCCCGCTTCGACAAGCTGGCAGCC aaGTACCACCAGCTGCGCATCAAGATCCTGGGCGACTGCTACTACTGCATCTGCGGGCTGCCCGAGTACCGGGAGGACCACGCCGTCTGCTCCATCCTGATGGGGCTGGCCATGGTGGAGGCCATCTC CTACGTGCGGGAGAAGACCAAGACGTCGGTGGACATGCGGGTGGGGGTGCACAGCGGgacggtgctggggggggtgctgggccAGAAGCGCTGGCAGTACGACGTGTGGTCCACCGACGTCACCGTGGCCAACAAGATGGAGGCGGGCGGCATCCCCGG GCGGGTGCACATCTCGCAGAGCACCATGGATTGCCTGAAGGGCGAGTTCGAGGTGGAGCCGGGTGAAGGCGGCTCACGCTGCGAGTACCTGAAGGAGAAGGGCATCGTCACCTACCTGGTCGTGGTCCCCAAGCAGCCCCTGCGCAACGGCATCAACGGGGTG AAGCTGTCGCTGACCTCGTCCCATGGTGGCTCCCCACCCTTGGTCAACACCAAGGAGCGCAACGGGAGCCTCAGCCTGGCCTGCACCAGCCCCGAGGAGCCCGAGGAGCCCGACGCCAGGGTGAGGGGCGCCCTGGAAAgcggggaggaggatggagag GCGGTGAACCCCTCCTTCCCCAacccgcggcggcggctgcggttGCGGGACCTGGCCGAGCGGGTGATCGACGCCTCGCAGAACGAGCAGGAGCTCAACAAGCTGCTCAACGAAGCCTTGCTGGAGCGCGAGTCCGTCCAGGC GCTGAAGGGGAAGAGCACCTTCCGGCTCTCCATGCGCTTCATCGACCCCGAGATGGAGACGCGCTACTCGgtggagaaggagaagcagagcGGGGCCGCCTTCAGCTGCTCCTGCGTCGTCCTCTTCTTCACTGCCTTGGTGGAGGTCTTCATCGACCCCTG GTTGGTGACCAACTACGTGACCTTCGTGGTGGGGGAGATCCTGCTGCTCATCCTCACCCTCTGCTCGTTGGCTGCCATCTTCCCCCGG GTCTTCCCCAAAAAGCTCGTGGCCTTCTCCACCTGGATCGACAGGACCCGCTGGGCGCGCAACACCTGGGCCATGGCCGCCATCATCATCGTCACCATGGCCGACATCGTAGACATG GTCTGCTGCCAGCAGGACCATGGCAGGATGGGCAACGGGACGGCAGGGCCACCGCGGCTGggcggctgcagggagcagcccaAGTACTACAGCTACATCGCCCTGCTGGCCTTGGTGGCCACCATCATGCTGGTGCAGGTCAGCCACATGGTCAAGCTGACCCTCATGGTGCTGATCACCGGGGCCACCGGCATCGTCAACATCTACGCCTGGGAGCACATCTTCGACCAGTACGACCGCCGCCGTGGCCAGCAAAGCAC GTCCTCACTGGTCCCCTCCAAGTACTCCATGACGGCGATGATCTTCATCGTGATGCTCAGCTTCTACTACTTCTCTCGCCAC GTGGAGAAGCTGGCCAGGATCCTCTTCCTCTGGAAGATCGATGTCCATGACCAGAAGGAGCGGGTCTACGAGATGCGGCGCTGGAACGAGGCCCTCGTCACCAACATGCTGCCCGAGCACGTGGCCCGGCACTTCCTGGGCTCCAAGAAGCGGGATGAG gAGCTGTACAGCCAGTCCTACGATGAGATCGGCGTCATGTTCGCCTCCCTCCCCAACTTCGCCGACTTCTACACGGAGGAGAGCATCAACAACGGAGGCATTGAGTGCCTGCGGTTCCTCAACGAGATCATCTCTGACTTCGACGCG CTCCTGGACGAACCCCAATTCCGGTGCATCACCAAAATCAAAACCATCGGCAGCACCTACATGGCTGCTTCTGGAGTGACCCCCGATGCCAACGCCAATGGCTACAGCACCAAG AAGGAGACCCTCTCGGATAAGGAGCGCTGGCAGCACTTGGCCGACCTGGCTGACTTTGCCTTAGCCATGAAGGTGACGTTGATGAACATCAACTACCAGTCCTTCAACAACTTCATGCTCCGCATAG GCATGAACAAGGGGGCCGTGCTGGCGGGCGTCATCGGCGCCCGCAAGCCGCACTACGACATCTGGGGCAACACGGTGAACGTGGCCAGCAGGATGGAGTCCACCGGCGTGATGGGGAACATACAG GTGGTGGAGGAGACCCACCTCATCCTGAAGGAGTACGGCTTCCGCTTCGTGCGCCGGGGAGCCATCTACGTCAAGGGCAAAGGGGAGCTGCTCACCTTCTTCCTCAAGGGCCGGGAGAAGCAGGGCTCCTTCGTCAACGGCTCCTCCGTCACCCTGCCCCATCAGGTGGTGGACAGCTCCTGA
- the CENPO gene encoding centromere protein O isoform X2: MEEGKAYSPDGVFAHLEMLEARAYEAAVKQEETEQQEEKLARLKARVQELRLQRDELRAKVDLQQKGQLGKEGVVSDPAQPSARPVLEWKIKSVKAMLEVFYLTGISGKLTKRGVCFCISTAYQGTYLDSYYLDLLAKPQMQIHRHSVPIFIPLEQIAKKYLQTDIRRFLSVLSDHLNAYVGRRYQADQLQEHFSDQIEGTLQRNSLCNLLVFNYNVSSESKTFPFNARLLYGDLCRSLPTEVIVSCARVGQLCWCPVVVLQVWIRSVKTCCFVTIL, from the exons ATGGAGGAAGGGAAAGCGTATTCACCGGATG GGGTGTTCGCTCACCTGGAAATGCTGGAGGCGCGGGCTTATGAGGCAGCCGTGAAGCAAGAGGAAACGGAGCAGCAAGAAGAGAAGCTGGCCAGGCTGAAAGCGAGAGTGCAGGAGCTGAGACTCCAGAGGGATGAGCTGCGGGCTAAAGTGGACCTGCAGCAAAAGGGG CAACTTGGGAAAGAAGGAGTCGTGTCGGATCCGGCACAGCCCAGTGCTCGGCCTGTTTTAGAGTGGAAGATAAAAAGCGTTAAAGCCATGCTGGAGGTCTTTTACCTCACAG GGATCAGTGGGAAGCTGACCAAGCGGGGAGTGTGTTTCTGCATCAGCACGGCTTACCAGGGCACCTACTTGGATTCCTACTACCTGGACCTGCTCGCCAAGCCACAAATGCAGATTCACCGCCACTCCGTCCCCATCTTCATCCCCCTGGAGCAGATCGCCAAGAAGTACTTGCAGACGGACATCAGGCGCTTCTTGTCTGTCTTGTCCGACCACCTCAACGCTTACGTGGGGAGGAGGTACCAGGCAGACCAGTTACAG GAACACTTTTCAGACCAGATAGAAGGAACCTTGCAGAGGAACTCCTTGTGTAACTTGCTGGTCTTTAATTACAACGTGTCAAGTGAAAGCAAGACCTTTCCGTTCAACGCGAGGCTGCTTTACGGAGATCTCTGTCGCAGCCTCCCCACTGAAGTCATCGTTTCCTGCGCAC GCGTGGGGCAGCTTTGCTGGTGTCCTGTCGTCGTGCTTCAGGTCTGGATCAGATCTGTAAAAACTTGCTGTTTTGTAACAATACTTTAA